One Xyrauchen texanus isolate HMW12.3.18 chromosome 2, RBS_HiC_50CHRs, whole genome shotgun sequence genomic window carries:
- the LOC127618362 gene encoding sal-like protein 1 translates to MSRRKQAKPQHFQSDSQLVLTKHNGDRAANSDDSPCKDSDAHVCSRCCAEFFELSDLEKHQKNCTKNQLVLIVNENPVSPSGTFSPGSSPHNPDEQVNDTTNNTDQAELADLLEQNELDKEEAMDTEMSGVSATHNDGCGRMAVGSPISGAGSSHGILSSTGSNLGNSSISASLPQLTELGNFSMINSNVIIENLQSTKVAVAQFSQETRSTGGKRVAVPALMEQLLALQQQQVHQLQLIEQIRHQILLLASQSPELQVPPSSSPLTLSSGASPLTTLSSHLSQQLAAAAGLAQSIASQSANISSLKQMAIVAQLPQSSSSVGESSQSLGAPEAATVNVQPLDKRPGLTGSLHPQLGNPSLAKSSTPAFGMGSLLNPVANTLLPQPPPGNPMFSSALPSVGTTLEDLNSLAALAQQRKGKPPNVASFEPKSSSEDSFFKHKCRFCGKVFGSDSALQIHLRSHTGERPYKCNICGNRFSTRGNLKVHFQRHKEKYPHIQMNPYPVPEHLDNIPTSTGIPYGMSMPPEKPVTSWLDSKPVLSSLTSSVGMLLPPTIPSLPPLIKKEEHNSMAISSPHSGKSDSGPADAHTKITDSVSEKGESTTLPTSNGKSEEINRSSSLTTNVSSAGEGIIEYTTSNSPPMATNPLMPLMSEQFKAKFPFGGLLDPLQGSETSKLQQLVENIDRKVTDPNECVICHRVLSCQSALKMHYRTHTGERPFKCKVCGRAFTTKGNLKTHYSVHRAMPPLRVQHSCPICQKKFTNAVVLQQHIRMHMGGQIPNTPLPDSYPESMGSDAGSFDERNFDDLDNFSDENMEGLEDGPDSSIPDTPKSADASQDSLCSSPTPQESSGIDNYERSANQGAGEEVQFGQEKPMDGERLTNDSSSLGGDIESQSAGSPALSESTSSMQAQSPSNGINQQQKSQTLEDRHQRALSLEHISAGLMHSHATSPGALDLTSINSSKDPLSMLFSFRERGTLKNTACDICGKTFACQSALDIHYRSHTKERPFICTACNRGFSTKGNLKQHMLTHQMRDLPSQLFEPNTSLSSSPTPSLVSIGPLSSMMKTEVNGFLHSLQPEVKDLPSGLVTSSASTSPVLSAAPPRRTPKQHYCNTCGKTFSSSSALQIHERTHTGEKPFACTICGRAFTTKGNLKVHMGTHMWNSAPARRGRRLSVDGPMAFLGTNHLKFPEFFQKDLTGRIGNGDPTSFWNQYAAAFSNGLAMKTNEISVIQNGGLPPPLSGSVGNGGSSPIGGLTGNMGKLHNSEPNPALAGLEKMANTENGAHFRFTRFMEDKEIVTN, encoded by the exons ATGTCGCGGAGGAAACAAGCGAAGCCGCAGCATTTCCAGTCCGACTCGCAGCTGGTCCTAACCAAGCACAATG GGGACAGAGCGGCCAACTCAGACGACTCCCCTTGCAAAGACTCGGATGCCCATGTCTGCAGCAGATGTTGTGCTGAGTTCTTTGAACTATCAGATCTTGAAAAACACCAGAAGAATTGCACTAAGAATCAATTAGTTCTAATTGTGAATGAAAATCCAGTGTCTCCTTCCGGAACCTTCTCCCCAGGCTCCTCTCCTCATAATCCTGATGAGCAGGTGAATGATACAACTAATAACACAGATCAGGCAGAGTTAGCTGACCTTTTGGAGCAGAACGAACTTGACAAAGAAGAGGCCATGGACACAGAGATGTCAGGAGTCTCTGCTACACATAATGATGGATGTGGACGTATGGCGGTTGGCAGCCCAATCAGTGGTGCTGGAAGCAGTCATGGAATTCTGAGTAGCACTGGGTCCAATCTGGGGAACTCTTCCATCTCTGCCTCACTACCTCAGCTGACCGAGCTGGGCAATTTTTCAATGATCAACAGCAATGTAATCATTGAAAATCTACAGAGCACCAaagtggctgtggctcagttctCTCAAGAGACAAGATCAACAGGAGGGAAGAGGGTGGCTGTGCCGGCCCTCATGGAGCAACTCTTGGCCCTGCAGCAGCAACAGGTCCATCAGCTACAGCTCATTGAGCAGATCCGTCACCAGATTCTTCTGCTAGCCTCCCAATCACCAGAGCTCCAAGTACCACCTAGCTCTTCTCCTTTGACTTTAAGTTCAGGTGCTAGTCCTCTAACcacccttagttcacatttgtcTCAACAGTTGGCAGCTGCTGCAGGGCTAGCACAAAGCATAGCTAGCCAATCTGCAAACATTAGCAGTTTGAAACAGATGGCTATTGTTGCGCAGCTACCTCAGAGCAGTTCCAGTGTGGGAGAGTCATCTCAAAGCCTTGGAGCACCGGAGGCAGCTACAGTTAATGTCCAACCTTTGGACAAGAGGCCAGGTCTTACAGGAAGCTTGCATCCTCAGTTAGGAAACCCATCACTTGCAAAGTCATCCACACCAGCCTTTGGGATGGGAAGCCTTTTGAATCCTGTGGCTAATACCCTTCTACCTCAGCCCCCACCAGGCAACCCAATGTTTTCAAGTGCACTGCCCAGTGTTGGTACCACACTCGAGGATCTTAACTCACTGGCTGCACTGGCCCAGCAAAGAAAAGGCAAACCACCCAATGTCGCTTCATTTGAACCCAAGAGTAGTTCTGAGGATTCATTTTTCAAACATAAGTGCAGATTTTGTGGCAAGGTTTTTGGTAGTGACAGTGCATTGCAGATTCACTTACGTTCTCATACAGGTGAGAGGCCATACAAGTGCAACATCTGTGGCAACCGCTTTTCAACCCGTGGTAACTTGAAGGTTCATTTTCAGCGGCATAAAGAGAAGTATCCACACATTCAAATGAACCCATACCCTGTCCCAGAGCATTTAGACAATATCCCAACGAGTACTGGCATTCCCTATGGGATGTCTATGCCTCCTGAGAAGCCAGTTACTAGCTGGCTGGATAGTAAGCCTGTTCTGTCTTCTCTGACATCTTCAGTTGGCATGTTGCTTCCACCAACTATACCAAGTCTGCCTCCATTGATCAAGAAGGAAGAGCATAACTCAATGGCTATAAGCAGTCCTCATTCTGGTAAAAGTGACTCAGGTCCAGCTGACGCTCATACAAAAATTACGGACAGTGTGTCAGAAAAAGGGGAGAGCACAACTCTGCCTACCTCAAATGGAAAATCTGAAGAAATCAACCGGTCCTCCAGTTTAACAACTAATGTAAGTTCTGCAGGAGAGGGCATAATTGAGTACACCACTTCCAACAGCCCTCCGATGGCCACTAATCCATTAATGCCCTTGATGTCAGAACAGTTTAAAGCTAAGTTTCCTTTCGGAGGTCTCCTCGATCCTCTCCAAGGCTCAGAAACATCCAAACTTCAGCAGCTAGTTGAAAACATTGACAGGAAGGTTACAGACCCCAATGAATGTGTTATCTGCCACCGTGTTCTTAGTTGCCAGAGCGCACTGAAAATGCACTACCGAACCCACACTGGGGAGAGGCCTTTCAAATGTAAAGTGTGTGGTCGCGCCTTCACCACCAAGGGTAACCTGAAGACTCATTACAGTGTCCATCGAGCTATGCCGCCACTGAGGGTCCAGCACTCTTGTCCTATATGCCAGAAAAAGTTCACAAATGCTGTGGTGCTGCAGCAGCACATTCGAATGCATATGGGTGGCCAGATCCCCAACACCCCTCTTCCTGATAGCTACCCAGAATCCATGGGCTCTGATGCTGGATCATTTGATGAGAGAAACTTTGATGATCTTGATAACTTCTCTGATGAAAACATGGAGGGACTTGAGGATGGACCTGACAGCAGCATCCCGGACACACCAAAGTCAGCTGATGCATCTCAAGACAGCCTCTGTTCCTCTCCTACTCCACAGGAGTCATCAGGCATCGATAACTATGAGAGGAGTGCTAACCAGGGAGCAGGAGAGGAAGTGCAGTTTGGGCAAGAAAAGCCAATGGATGGAGAAAGACTCACAAATGACTCATCTTCACTAGGTGGTGATATTGAAAGCCAAAGTGCCGGAAGTCCCGCTCTGTCTGAATCTACCTCTTCAATGCAAGCTCAATCACCATCTAATGGTATAAACCAACAACAAAAATCTCAGACTTTGGAGGATCGGCATCAGAGGGCATTGTCATTGGAGCACATTAGTGCAGGTCTTATGCATTCTCATGCTACCAGTCCTGGAGCTTTGGATCTTACTTCAATTAATTCATCTAAAGATCCTCTTAGTATGCTTTTCTCCTTCCGTGAGCGAGGCACCTTAAAGAATACAGCATGTGACATCTGTGGAAAGACATTTGCCTGCCAGAGTGCCTTGGACATCCACTACCGAAGCCATACCAAAGAGAGACCATTCATTTGCACAGCATGCAACCGGGGCTTCTCCACCAAGGGGAACTTAAAGCAACATATGCTGACCCACCAGATGCGAGATTTGCCCTCCCAGCTCTTTGAGCCCAACACCAGTCTTTCCTCCAGCCCAACTCCATCGCTTGTCTCTATTGGACCATTGTCCTCCATGATGAAGACTGAGGTCAATGGCTTTCTACATAGTCTTCAACCTGAAGTAAAAGACTTGCCTTCGGGACTGGTGACTTCATCTGCTTCCACTTCTCCAGTGCTTTCGGCTGCCCCACCACGGAGGACGCCTAAGCAGCACTACTGTAACACCTGTGGCAAGACATTTTCCTCCTCCAGTGCTCTGCAGATCCATGAGAGGACCCATACTGGAGAAAAGCCCTTTGCTTGCACCATCTGTGGACGAGCTTTCACCACAAAAGGAAATCTCAAG GTGCATATGGGGACCCACATGTGGAACAGTGCTCCTGCTCGGCGTGGTCGCAGACTTTCAGTAGATGGTCCCATGGCTTTCCTGGGTACCAACCATTTAAAGTTCCCTGAGTTCTTCCAAAAGGACCTAACTGGCAGGATTGGCAATGGAGATCCAACCAGCTTCTGGAATCAATATGCTGCTGCATTCTCTAACGGCCTGGCTATGAAGACCAATGAGATTTCTGTGATCCAGAATGGAGGGCTGCCACCTCCATTGTCAGGGAGTGTGGGCAATGGGGGCAGTTCTCCGATCGGAGGCTTGACAGGCAACATGGGAAAGCTACATAACTCTGAGCCCAATCCCGCTCTGGCTGGCCTAGAGAAAATGGCCAACACTGAAAACGGGGCTCACTTCCGCTTCACACGTTTCATGGAGGACAAAGAGATTGTGACCAACTAG